The DNA region AATGTATCTAATTTCTTATCAACaaaaattatacttattttaCCCCTTAAAGTGAGCAAAATTTAGAGGAGTCagttatacacacacacacacatatatatatatatatatatatatatatatatatatatatatattatcttactTATTGTTGTTGGAAAATACTATTAAGATTGTGATTTAACATAACTATACAGAGAAATTGAAAATGTTAGGAAACAATTATGATATGGAAATATTAGGGAACAATTTCGAGCTAATTATTTGATATGTTTTAAATAGCATAGTGTTGTTAATCCTTgtaaatttcatatatttttttttataaattttgagttATGTCAAAATTGCTCTAAAAGTTGTTGAAATTGTTTTAAACATCTTATTGTGCATGCAACACATTTTTCTCTTACTCTAAGAGTAATGTGAAATAAGTTAAATATGCTTACGCGCATTGccaaaatacatttaaaaataagttaacaagaatttaaacgAGTTGAACGTTTTGATTGTGTTACACCATATATTGCTCTAAACATCtacaaaaaatatgtaaattattaacgcataaaaatatacattaataaATTTCTAAAGTGTTCTCttattaattactaaaaaatattaaaaaaatcaacagcgaaaaaaagaataaagatatTGGTGACACATAATACAAGATTTGGACAATAATTTGTttccaataaataattaattgctACTATTATGTTAGatcatttaatttgaatttgactaaatataaatttgatgttAATATAATTGGTGATTAATCTATTATTTACAATATGATATTAATATTCATCATCAATAATCTATGATTTAATGTAATCAATAGtattattttacacttttaaaTGAATGCGTGTATGGATCAGGTAATTTAaatcattatgtttttttttgtgagagATTAATTCTATTCACGAATTCATATCATTGTGCATTGTGAATGTATTAagtacaaaattatatattcacaaaaaagTTCCCAAATTATATGAGTATACATTGCTTATAATTTAATGCAACTAAGTAGATATTTACACTTTGAAATGAAGGCGTGCgtaattaatattattgagCGTCTATTGAAGTATTATTTTACACTTCgaaatgattgattttttttccacaatatatttgttttttattcaaatttttaaacttttttatatgaGATTTATAATTTGAGTGTGttttttgaattataaattaaaactattttaatttaatttgatttaaactaaatttgttaacttttactCATGAGATAAaaggatgaaaataattaaaataactacgTATTATGGGAACAGAAGAATTATTGCGAAGACAATAAGTGACGTGagattaaatagagaaaaaatatatgttttgaaataaaaaaaattgaaaatgtattGAGATCGTCAGCTGAAAATAATTAACACATTTATCAATACAAATTTATTGGATTTATGAggtataaaatcttaaaaatatcaGGTGTAAACGTAATTTTACATACTAGGACGCATATATAAAGTTGTTTTTGTATTACAGTAAGTTTTTTCTCTATCTGTAAAACTCtcctttttttagtatttttctttatcttaataattaaacatatgAAAGTTACAAAATATTGTTAGTGGACAAGTTTTAGTTATTAAGTATTTGATaagactttaaaaaattatttaaagtaaaCAAAAGATGGAATTTTATCTTAGAGAACAAATGCAACAAAGAAGTGaaagaaacttaaaaattaaaacaataataaaagaaaaaccaactagaaagaagaaaaacaaacaaacgtgtaaattaaaattctagaaaaaaaaaataaatgttatttttgtggcACACTAATACGCCTTTTTCCTCTATTGTAAAATTTCTCTTTAAACACATTAGTAGTTGAAATACGCagaaataacaacaacaacaaaaataccaTCATGCAAatgtcaaatatttaaaagaataaaaatatattcaaagagatttaaaaagattgagaaatttaccttgaagaaaaaataaataaagaagttagaagaaaatgaagctATAAAAccaagattaaataaaaaaagagagttaaaatatattttttgacaggaaaaagagtttttttttttttttacggaaaGAGAGTTAAAAGACGaagcttaaaataaattactaaaacTAACGATAATAAATATACCACtaggaaaagaagaataaaaatacataaaaaatatttttaaaacaaaaaaaacattaaactttatttttgaaccataataataaaaaacatgtaCCTTCTTTTGCAAAAGTACTTCTTCAAATTACTTTTATGTTATTTCCACAGTTGAAAGAAAAGTATTGTATGTTTTACATAAagattgattattattttttggttaaagtGTATCTCCATTGTTTCAGATGAGCTAAATACAAATACAAACTctacaaaaagaaacaagttctacaaaaaaaaaaaaaagagtacaaTTAAGATGACCTAATTGACTAATTCATGTGGTTAAATAGATACGTAAGTTTtactttttctatttctataaataaaatcagattttgggaATTCATGTGGTTAATTGACactttattagtttattttaggtATAAAGAAAAATCAGATTTAGGGAAAGATAAAGGCAGTTAAGGTGAGTGATTGGGTTGGGGGAAAACACAATCATTCTGTTCTCTTAACCTAACCGGAGTAGTGATAGTATTAGTATCAATTCCCCCACTATTCCATTCTAGTAttctattttatctctttttctttcttcgttTTCAAAACTCTTTCCAACAACTCAGAAACCAAAGCACTcgcttctccttctctctctctctctctcataggCGTGCAGGTGCAATGGCGGGTGCGATGAATATGAAAGTCGACAAGATTCGTCAAATCGTGCGTCTCAAACAGCTTATGACGCGCTGGAAGCACATCAGCCTCCGCCGCCGCTCCGACGACGAACCCTCCGCCGCGCGCCGCCCTCCCCCCGGCTTCATCTTCGTCTACGTGGGCACCGAACGCACTCGCTTCGCCATCCCTGCGCGCTTCCTTAACCTTGCGCTCTTCGATGGCCTCCTCAAACAAACCGAAGAAGAGTTCGGACTCCGAGGTAACGGCGGTTTGGTCCTTCCCTGCCAGGTCGCGTTGTTCACTAACGTCGTTAAGTATCTCCACAAGGACGAACACAAGTACGGAAAACTCTCTCTCGAAGATTTCGTTAGCATGGTTTCGGACGACACTGACGTGGCAGCCTCCGATTCCTGTAAGGAAAACGTCGTCGTTTTTGCCCCTCTGCTCCAGAAAGCGGAGGTTTGACATTCTCGATTGCGATTTCGTTTGATATTTCCTTTGTTAGGCTCCGAATTTGTAAATGGAACCCAGGAAATTTGTAAAATCTCTTTTTTACCCCCATGTAATGAAATGGGGTTTTTTTAGTTCTACTCATCCTTGGATCCGTTCCCCCAAAAATTTTAGTGGGTGGGTTTCAATGAGATGTCTTTGAACTAGTCCTTAGGCTTTGCCGCTTTGGGTTATCTTTCACTATTTGTTACAACGGATGCCCAATTTCATGATGATGATCAATTTTTAGCGATCAATGAAGAATTTTATGAGAACCATGGATCTGTGTTATACTCtccatttgtgttttttttttttttgaattttatatatcatttgcTTGCATAGTCTTCCCTTTAATGAATGCACCAAATTACTCACAACGAGAGAGTACCAGAAATTATTTCTGCTTAATcgataacatcagtttttgaatCTTAAATATGCAGTTATAACAAATGTTTAGGAGAAAAGTTTTATCATTCACAGATATTCTAATTGActagagtaaatttttttttttttttgttgagattCTGGAGAATAGTCTTGGGTAATATTGTCTTGCATGATGAACAGAATTATTTTTTGGTACATAGATGTGGCCTCagcaaaatgaaatttcaaaaataacattctaactaacatttttattgttttagatattaaattgattaatgcttttatttattaagaacACAGTTTTTTAGTTTTGTAGTTTAGAATGATTCAGTCCAATTCAAATAAGATTGTATCTTTTATGAAGAACAGTTCTATCCGATCGTAATAAGATTATATTCTTTGGAGAATACAAATGTAGTGTTTAGAGATGTGGTATCGGCAAAAAGTTTTACAGAAACTtgtaacaacaaagaaaaagttttgCAAAAATAACATTCTAACTAACTTTTATATAGTTTtggaaattaaattgattaacactttttttttttgaaaagcaaaTTGATTAATACTTTTACTTTTCAAGAACACGCAATTATTTTCTGAGTAACGCTTGCTCTGCGTCATTATACTAATTGTGGTATAGAGAAACTATAGATGTTTCTGCAATTAGTTTAGTCACGGAGTAAGCAAAGGTAATCACGTTTCTTTCTCTAATCTGACGTGCATTTTGaaaattagaagaagaagagcCTTGTTTTAGTGAagtgaataaaatcaaaatgagcTGTACCTGGAAAAGTCTAATCTGTCATTCTGTATGGTATTTGAGCAACTAGAGCCACTTTCGTGTTTTTTAATACTACTCAACCTGATTTGTTGTCATTCTTATTATTCTCTATTCTCTATAGTTTCTAAACAGGCACAAAGAGATTCTGTAAAAAATTTCACGTTGTATTTTGGCAAAGGCATCTCTTCTTTCTGTTATGTTATCTAATTTTAGAATTGTATTCTGATGCCTATTAAACCTTACCTTCGACCCTTAGATTCCGCAGATATCAACAAAACACcgctactttattttttttcccttttctttttgtttcttataagaGAAAATGTTGGGCATGTGTCAGTCGTTGGCGTGAGagattccaatgatctttccagttttaaaataaaaaagtgttttcTTCTGCTTTAGCTTAAATTGATCAGATTCTAGTTAAGTTTTTCCACATGACTACAGGTGGTGAATTTGATCAGATTCTCATTCTTTTGTTTGGGCTCTTGAAATTTGTTGCTTCTCTTTGCAAAAATAGCAATCGATATGGATTTTGATCCAGTTCTCATTTGCAACCCTGAAATTTTCTATTTGATCATGATCACTGGGTCCTGTAATTATTGCAtggatgattttttattattacgtACAAGTTGCAAAGCATAAAAAAAGCCTATGCAAAGTTGTTTAACGTTTTAAATATGCAACATCGTAACTGCATTACATGTTTGGAAAAACATCTTATGGCCCATAAATAATCTTTATCtaactcaaataaaataaaagaaaaagaataacatATGAGACCATACATAAATCTGAAAGTAGCTAATAAAgcaaattgtataatttttttatttaaacaacattatattttcgtaagaatttttttagagtATATTTTCGTAAGATATCATCTTAATATTTATTgctgtatttaaaaatatagtatGCAGTATCCACATAATTtagtaattaacattttttaagagGATCAGTTAGGCAATCATAACgaattattctttattaattCTAACGGGTgcataattctttattttttatcataataaacaatataaattataatggcTTATGTCCCTTAACCAAGGATTCGTATTATGGTTGATTTTTTGGCATGAAATAAATTGTGTCGGAGAAAAATACTCACCTCGCTCATGATTCTTAACAAAAACTAAGTACAGCTTCGGTCCGGATTATTTCGTATCAAtacatggtaaaaaaataatgagttttcaataaaaatatactataaatatatttatatctgTGGTAAAATATTCAACCCAAAAAAAGcaatatattagaaaaatatcgTAAAATCCTAGCTTACTAATATTGTTAAGCTCGGATTATCGTTTATCAATGATTTTttaccaatgatttttttttacttttacttaaattgtgatttttggaggaaaaaaaatggGTGGAAGGGTTACACACATGGTCTCACTTAATTGAAGTGGCAAAGGTAGCTTGGCTTTTTGTTGGCCAACTGTGAGGAACTCAATTTGtggaactaaaaaaatactttaaatttgacagactaatttttttttttaattctgggCACTAATacaattgtttttaaatttagtgatttaaaaaattatttttaaaattgaggaTTGAAAAAATTCCTTTTAAATTTGAGGGAAAAAAACTTATCCAAATTTGAGGAATCAGACAAATATTTAACGATGATAACATgtcattaaattttatgttgCAATTGCTAAGGTGACTTATGTTAGCCACGTTTGCAGTTTTGTTAGTGTTGATAGATAgagcttagaaaaaaaaaattcaaaattgaaataaaagattttttctataaatttgggggaacaaaatcaaattcatatgAAATTTCACGGACTGGAAACAAAATTTgaccaaaaacatatatacatatttcaATTGGTATGATATGATGACTAGGATAATGGTAACCAAGAGGGTTGAAGACTATTGTCAAGGTATTGAGAGCAAGAAAATTCAACAtatcaaattgataaaaaaaaaggcaatgATCAACTAATCCGTAAGTCTCAAAGTTAATTCATATGAGCTTAatccataaatttttttttcaaaaatatattttacgaattaatttaaaattaataactcaaATATGAATCAAATTTGTAACTTTCAAATCATTAATCTGATATTCTAACCAAATGAACTAATAatctaattatgttataaaataaataatattattatatataacactaaaatttttaatgtatatttaatgcgcatgtaaatttaaataattaattttgtgataattaattttgatataactcatatgaaatatttaatcagtatattttttataaataaaaaatatttaatattaaaaaaagttattaaaattaaaaaaaaaaacacttacggATCACGTAatccatatgagttatatagaTCATGTAGTccgtaaaaacaaaaaacacttagagtgtgtttggataggaTAATTTAACTAGGTAATGTATTTTTGACagagaattaattttttttattaaaagtaactGTTTGGATGTTTTAGTaagagaaattcaaaattttaaaattttaaaggaaattttagttagttgaaagaatagaatttcaaattctatcttctaagagagtgaatttgaaaattcttTGATTTGAGAAGGTTGAATTTCAGCAACCACTTAAGTTCTAACTTTACATATTAACGTTAAAAGTCATATGCAGTGAAGCAGTGAAGACCTAACGCCCCTAAAATTTGGGAAAATCTAGGCAATATCAGGAAGACCGAGCTCCCCTAGAATCGCATCAACAACACACTGAAGCAGAATGTCACCATCAAAATGAGCCTCGCAACCTCTATTGTGGGGAATGTTGATTCCACCGATGATTAGGGGATAACCGGGTTTCAAACGGCGGAGGTCAAAGCCATGACCAATCTGAAAGGGAAGAAGCTTGGAGGGAGTGGCAGAAACCAAGGATTTGTTAACTTGGATGGAGGGGGTTGGGGTTGAAGTGGCTTAGACCGAGACTGAGATGGATCTGAGACGGAAGGTATAATGTTTGCAAGGAAAAGAAAGGTTGTATCTAAACACAGAATTTAAAAGatgaaagaatttaaattaaagcattttaaattctcaaaatttaaaattcttgtaattttaaattatctcatacaaacacactcttaaaaatatttttaaaattttattttaatactaggTACACAAAACAATATGCCTGATGCACCTGGCAAAGCACATACATCTAATGCTAGTTAGGCCCATGACCCGATAAGTTAATTTAAGGCGCAACAAGTTATATATCTAAtccaactaattaaattaaaaactagaAGATTAGGATGACCCAACATTTAGTAGTTACATTTCAAggttctaattaaaaaatggcAGTTGCTATTCTAACGTCATGAATTGAATTATCACCTCCCACGTGcttctaaatttttattattcccAAACCATGTTTTTAACAGAAATACtgtttttattatgtaaaagcGATGCAAAACTATTacaatagaaatatatttctgatTTCCATTGTAAACTTTATCTAAcggaaacatatttttgttatgtagtttttttcatctttacttgcataacataaatatatttttattttgttaattttttaggaataaaaaatgtaCTTAGTTGTagatataagttattttttcaaGCTAGTCAAATTAACAGTAACCCATATTacctttttaattgaaaaaaatgaatttagtgTCACAATCTACCTTTTTTAATCGTAAGAAAATCAATTACGATATAAATTTAGTGCCATATTTAATTAGGTTACCattaataaatgtattttttataataattaatttgatcactcttataaattgtaatttatatattaaaacaattcatttttaattaaaaaataatgtatttgatagttattacaattaaaaaggataaattGTATCTTAATTAATCTAATTTCAACTAAAACAATGTATTTTGTATCACCATTAATTTGTTTAGTTTAAAAAGATAGACTATATctacaattaattatatttatcataaaaaaattagccaaatagaaatatatttccatTGTGTAAATGaaggtgaaaaaaatatataataaaaatatgttctcGTTGCATATATAATGGACATATATTTacgttgcatttttttttcacctcTCCTTACACGATTGAAACATGTTTTGTTGCgtaaatatacaataaaaacatatttatttttaaggataTATTTagaattagatttttattttacacgCATGGAGTGAGAATAGCATCTTCCTTACAAATTCATAACAAAAATCACAAAAGCCCAACAAAGTCCCAATACAAAAGTTACATAATTCGCTAATCCATTATTAGGCTCTAGTAAATGACTAGTATAGCTTTAAGCCTCATTTTTAAATCTCTATCAATCAGATGCTACCACTATTAAGTATTAAAGGATGAGAGAGGCGACAAATTTGGACAATAATAGACAATTGATATCCACTTTTTCTATGAAGACTTACATTCACAAATGAAATCATATCCACAAATcatcttttaagaaaaataaaataaaataaaaagtgatatGTCTACCTACTACCGTTATTAATATTGTTAACCATCCAGAGTAGAAAAACTTTTGTAAATccttttgagaaagaaaagagaaattttaTAATCATACTTTCATAGTATAGATATtttgttgaaataaatatttgatttcttcttactcacattaaaactatttttttatataaaaattctggtgtcatttttcttctttctacatttaacttcttttttttttg from Glycine soja cultivar W05 chromosome 8, ASM419377v2, whole genome shotgun sequence includes:
- the LOC114424347 gene encoding auxin-responsive protein SAUR50-like — encoded protein: MAGAMNMKVDKIRQIVRLKQLMTRWKHISLRRRSDDEPSAARRPPPGFIFVYVGTERTRFAIPARFLNLALFDGLLKQTEEEFGLRGNGGLVLPCQVALFTNVVKYLHKDEHKYGKLSLEDFVSMVSDDTDVAASDSCKENVVVFAPLLQKAEV